One window of Vespula pensylvanica isolate Volc-1 chromosome 17, ASM1446617v1, whole genome shotgun sequence genomic DNA carries:
- the LOC122635063 gene encoding striatin-4 isoform X1, with protein MKVPSQFCGSTMEENSSSASQNHNGQLSGSANVSLTNNKHQGNDNGSNGDAKDQRPQYSMPGILHFIQHEWARFELERSQWELDRAEFQARIAFLQGERKGQENLKNDLVRRIKMLEYALKQERARYHKLKYGTDLVIQGDVKPPLYEEGSTCTSTEGGGGGGGDGEAPFTSVSNISWKQGRQLLRQYLQEIGYTDTIIDVRSNRVRSLLGLNNNTDSDDMNTPALNGNESSVKAKNNTRRTPGKKVEQQPSSIAEAMILDTEAAVMASFEFLPQTDMDMEEGEGDVEDEMYDTNIESKSNKASFVITEDVDAEAEEVLNQLNLLTQTEESPPPGWNALPRGLQTDPRRPTEEGDSTLELGELEQLCVNNEAEVSYDMVTTTKETYRKTWNAKYTLRSHFDAVRALVFHPTDPVLITASDDHTLKLWNLHKTVPAKKSASLDVEPLYTFRSHTGPVLCLAMDSTGSRCYSGGLDGMIHCWTLPSANIDPYDSYDPSVLSQTLTGHTDAIWGLSMYQPRSQLLSISADGTVKLWSPQSKVPLLNTYTSEQDGIPTSVDFIRDEPHKLVVAYEGACVLFDSETDAVIARLEANETKGVNRVVAHPTLPLVVAAHEDRHIRFYDHRSATLAHAMVAHLDAVTSLAVDPHGLYLLSGSHDCSIRLWNMDNKTCVQEITAHRKKFDESILDVAFHPSRPFIASAGADALAKVFV; from the exons ATGAAGGTACCCAGCCAGTTTTGTGGTTCCACGATGGAGGAGAACTCCAGTTCTGCGTCGCAAAATCACAACGGTCAATTATCTGGTAGTGCTAACGTTTCGCTCACTAATAACAAGCATCAAGGCAATGACAATGGCAGCAATGGTGATGCCAAAGATCAGAGACCACAATACTCCATGCCTGGTATTCTGCATTTCATTCAACACGAATGGGCTCGTTTTGAACTCGAAAGATCACAATGGGAACTTGACAGAGCTGAGTTTCAG gCTAGGATAGCTTTTTTACAaggtgaaagaaaaggacaagaaaatttgaaaaatgacCTAGtaaggagaataaaaatgttggaaTATGCACTAAAGCAGGAACG AGCAAGGTAtcacaaattaaaatatggaACTGACTTGGTTATCCAAGGAGATGTTAAACCACCTTTATATGAAGAGGGTAGTACTTGTACTAGTACagaaggaggtggtggtggtggtggagatGGAGAAGCACCATTTACATCTGTTAGCAACATTAGCTGGAAACAGGGTCGTCAATTACTAAGGCA ATATTTACAAGAAATTGGCTACACTGACACAATAATAGATGTAAGATCAAACAGAGTGCGATCTCTTCTtggtttaaataataacacgGACTCTGATGATATGAACACACCAGCTTTAAATGGAAATGAGTCATCTgttaaagcaaaaaataatacgCGAAGAACTCCAGGAAAAAAGGTAGAG CAACAGCCTTCTTCAATAGCAGAAGCAATGATATTAGACACAGAAGCAGCTGTTATGGCAAGTTTCGAGTTCTTGCCACAAACAGACATGGACatggaagaaggagaaggagatgtAGAAGATGAAATGTATGACACAAATATAGAATCTAAGTCAAATAAg GCATCATTTGTTATAACAGAAGACGTAGATGCTGAAGCAGAAGAAGTATTAAATCAACTAAATCTACTCACCCAAACTGAAGAATCGCCACCACCAGGCTGGA acgcaTTACCCAGAGGTTTACAAACAGATCCAAGGCGTCCCACTGAAGAAGGCGATTCTACATTGGAATTGGGAGAATTAGAGCAACTGTGTGTAAACAATGAAGCAGAAGTATCATACGAT ATGGTAACAACTACAAAAGAAACGTATCGAAAGACATGGAATGCAAAGTATACATTGCGCTCTCACTTTGATGCTGTTAGAGCACTCGTCTTCCATCCTACAGATCCTGTCCTTATAACCGCAAGCGACGACCATACATTAAAGCTGTGGAATCTACACAAAACTGTACCAGCCAAAAA GTCAGCTTCACTAGACGTAGAGCCATTATATACCTTCAGATCCCATACAGGTCCTGTTCTTTGTTTAGCTATGGATAGCACTGGAAGTCGTTGTTACAGTGGTGGTTTAGATGGTATGATTCACTGTTGGACACTTCCATCTGCAAATATAGATCCATATGATTCGTATGATCCAAGTGTCCTTAGCCAAACTTTAACTGGGCACACTGATGCCATCTGGGGCTTAAGTATGTATCAGCCTCGTTCACAGTTGTTATCTATCAGTGCTGATGGAACAGTGAAACTCTGGAGTCCTCAAAGCAAAGTACCACTTCTTAACACTTATACCTCTGAGCAAG atggAATACCAACATCTGTTGATTTTATACGGGACGAACCGCACAAATTAGTCGTGGCATATGAAGGAGCTTGCGTGTTGTTTGATTCTGAGACTGATGCTGTTATAGCTCGATTAGAAGCTAATGAAACAAAAGGTGTAAACCGTGTTGTGGCTCATCCAACTTTGCCACTAGTTGTAGCAGCACATGAAGATCGACATATTCGATTTTATGATCATCGTTCTGCAACTCTTGCTCATGCTATGGTTGCACATCTAGATGCAGTTACTAGTCTTGCTGTGGATCCTCATGGtctttatttactttcagGAA gtcATGACTGCAGTATAAGATTGTGGAACATGGATAATAAGACTTGTGTTCAAGAAATAACGGCGCATCGGAAGAAATTTGATGAAAGTATTTTAGATGTTGCGTTCCACCCATCAAGACCATTTATCGCAAGTGCAGGAGCTGATGCTCTTGCTAAAGTATTTGTTTGA
- the LOC122635063 gene encoding striatin-4 isoform X2, with product MKVPSQFCGSTMEENSSSASQNHNGQLSGSANVSLTNNKHQGNDNGSNGDAKDQRPQYSMPGILHFIQHEWARFELERSQWELDRAEFQARIAFLQGERKGQENLKNDLVRRIKMLEYALKQERARYHKLKYGTDLVIQGDVKPPLYEEGSTCTSTEGGGGGGGDGEAPFTSVSNISWKQGRQLLRQYLQEIGYTDTIIDVRSNRVRSLLGLNNNTDSDDMNTPALNGNESSVKAKNNTRRTPGKKQQPSSIAEAMILDTEAAVMASFEFLPQTDMDMEEGEGDVEDEMYDTNIESKSNKASFVITEDVDAEAEEVLNQLNLLTQTEESPPPGWNALPRGLQTDPRRPTEEGDSTLELGELEQLCVNNEAEVSYDMVTTTKETYRKTWNAKYTLRSHFDAVRALVFHPTDPVLITASDDHTLKLWNLHKTVPAKKSASLDVEPLYTFRSHTGPVLCLAMDSTGSRCYSGGLDGMIHCWTLPSANIDPYDSYDPSVLSQTLTGHTDAIWGLSMYQPRSQLLSISADGTVKLWSPQSKVPLLNTYTSEQDGIPTSVDFIRDEPHKLVVAYEGACVLFDSETDAVIARLEANETKGVNRVVAHPTLPLVVAAHEDRHIRFYDHRSATLAHAMVAHLDAVTSLAVDPHGLYLLSGSHDCSIRLWNMDNKTCVQEITAHRKKFDESILDVAFHPSRPFIASAGADALAKVFV from the exons ATGAAGGTACCCAGCCAGTTTTGTGGTTCCACGATGGAGGAGAACTCCAGTTCTGCGTCGCAAAATCACAACGGTCAATTATCTGGTAGTGCTAACGTTTCGCTCACTAATAACAAGCATCAAGGCAATGACAATGGCAGCAATGGTGATGCCAAAGATCAGAGACCACAATACTCCATGCCTGGTATTCTGCATTTCATTCAACACGAATGGGCTCGTTTTGAACTCGAAAGATCACAATGGGAACTTGACAGAGCTGAGTTTCAG gCTAGGATAGCTTTTTTACAaggtgaaagaaaaggacaagaaaatttgaaaaatgacCTAGtaaggagaataaaaatgttggaaTATGCACTAAAGCAGGAACG AGCAAGGTAtcacaaattaaaatatggaACTGACTTGGTTATCCAAGGAGATGTTAAACCACCTTTATATGAAGAGGGTAGTACTTGTACTAGTACagaaggaggtggtggtggtggtggagatGGAGAAGCACCATTTACATCTGTTAGCAACATTAGCTGGAAACAGGGTCGTCAATTACTAAGGCA ATATTTACAAGAAATTGGCTACACTGACACAATAATAGATGTAAGATCAAACAGAGTGCGATCTCTTCTtggtttaaataataacacgGACTCTGATGATATGAACACACCAGCTTTAAATGGAAATGAGTCATCTgttaaagcaaaaaataatacgCGAAGAACTCCAGGAAAAAAG CAACAGCCTTCTTCAATAGCAGAAGCAATGATATTAGACACAGAAGCAGCTGTTATGGCAAGTTTCGAGTTCTTGCCACAAACAGACATGGACatggaagaaggagaaggagatgtAGAAGATGAAATGTATGACACAAATATAGAATCTAAGTCAAATAAg GCATCATTTGTTATAACAGAAGACGTAGATGCTGAAGCAGAAGAAGTATTAAATCAACTAAATCTACTCACCCAAACTGAAGAATCGCCACCACCAGGCTGGA acgcaTTACCCAGAGGTTTACAAACAGATCCAAGGCGTCCCACTGAAGAAGGCGATTCTACATTGGAATTGGGAGAATTAGAGCAACTGTGTGTAAACAATGAAGCAGAAGTATCATACGAT ATGGTAACAACTACAAAAGAAACGTATCGAAAGACATGGAATGCAAAGTATACATTGCGCTCTCACTTTGATGCTGTTAGAGCACTCGTCTTCCATCCTACAGATCCTGTCCTTATAACCGCAAGCGACGACCATACATTAAAGCTGTGGAATCTACACAAAACTGTACCAGCCAAAAA GTCAGCTTCACTAGACGTAGAGCCATTATATACCTTCAGATCCCATACAGGTCCTGTTCTTTGTTTAGCTATGGATAGCACTGGAAGTCGTTGTTACAGTGGTGGTTTAGATGGTATGATTCACTGTTGGACACTTCCATCTGCAAATATAGATCCATATGATTCGTATGATCCAAGTGTCCTTAGCCAAACTTTAACTGGGCACACTGATGCCATCTGGGGCTTAAGTATGTATCAGCCTCGTTCACAGTTGTTATCTATCAGTGCTGATGGAACAGTGAAACTCTGGAGTCCTCAAAGCAAAGTACCACTTCTTAACACTTATACCTCTGAGCAAG atggAATACCAACATCTGTTGATTTTATACGGGACGAACCGCACAAATTAGTCGTGGCATATGAAGGAGCTTGCGTGTTGTTTGATTCTGAGACTGATGCTGTTATAGCTCGATTAGAAGCTAATGAAACAAAAGGTGTAAACCGTGTTGTGGCTCATCCAACTTTGCCACTAGTTGTAGCAGCACATGAAGATCGACATATTCGATTTTATGATCATCGTTCTGCAACTCTTGCTCATGCTATGGTTGCACATCTAGATGCAGTTACTAGTCTTGCTGTGGATCCTCATGGtctttatttactttcagGAA gtcATGACTGCAGTATAAGATTGTGGAACATGGATAATAAGACTTGTGTTCAAGAAATAACGGCGCATCGGAAGAAATTTGATGAAAGTATTTTAGATGTTGCGTTCCACCCATCAAGACCATTTATCGCAAGTGCAGGAGCTGATGCTCTTGCTAAAGTATTTGTTTGA
- the LOC122635160 gene encoding SAP30-binding protein isoform X1, which yields MLLSPTANNTTLHRVALASLTATYTDSEGEDGVEDDLQENSNTPQGAAPHNAQVGQPQALTSPKSGRSASNSPNVASSVGGKSNSNLPNAPTLVTDVTSKVQRLVSYFDDSIVSDDEGAVPMVVEEQPSENGRPSLTTEQSPSCQGELVSDGETDPYGVIIPPEPPGQCPPELQEKITKLFRKMESGGLDMNKVIQQRKDFRNPSIYEKLIQFCSINELGTNYPPDRFDPFKWGKDSYYEELAKVQKAEMDKLEKARKEKTKIEIVSGTAKRPNNSSSTAEEDAKKRKSKWDQVATGATVSVKPTVLLSQPTLTTLTSSATVFYQEICINYVYKYHTKSVSKHHIKI from the exons ATGCTTTTAAGCCCTACAGCAAACAACACGACGCTACACCG TGTTGCTCTGGCATCTCTCACGGCCACCTATACCGACTCGGAGGGCGAAGACGGGGTGGAAGACGACCTTCAGGAGAATTCGAACACTCCCCAGGGGGCCGCCCCGCATAATGCCCAAGTCGGTCAGCCCCAGGCTCTCACCAGTCCCAAATCTGGCAGATCAGCCTCAAATAGTCCCAACGTTGCTTCCAGTGTTGGTGGCAAGTCTAATAGCAACTTGCCGAACGCGCCCACCTTAGTAACTGATGTAACATCGAAGGTGCAGAGATTGGTTTCATATTTTGATGATTCAATAGTTTCCGACGATGAAGGAGCTGTGCCGATGGTGGTTGAGGAACAGCCTTCAGAGAATGGAAGGCCTTCCTTGACTACTGAGCAGTCTCCCTCGTGTCAGGGAGAATTAGTTTCAGATGGAGAAACAGATCCTTATGGAGTTATAATACCACCTGAGCCGCCAGGTCAATGTCCACCggaattacaagaaaaaataacaaaactttTTAGGAAAATGGAGAGTGGCGGTTTAGATATGAATAAAGTCATACAGCAAAGGAAAGACTTTAGAAATCCATccatttatgaaaaattaattcagtTTTGTAGCATCAACGAACTGGGTACAAATTATCCTCCAGACAGATTTGATCCATTTAAATGGGGCAAGGATTCTTATTATGAGGAATTGGCCAAGGTACAAAAAGCGGAAATGGACAAACTTGAAAAagctagaaaagaaaaaacaaaaatcgaaaTAGTGTCAGGTACTGCAAAACGACCAAATAATTCTTCCAGTACAGCAGAAGAGGatgctaaaaaaagaaaaagtaagtgGGATCAAGTGGCAACTGGTGCCACTGTATCTGTAAAACCCACAGTTTTGTTGTCTCAACCAACTTTGACTACGTTAACGTCCTCTGCAACCG TTTTTTACCAGGAGATATgcataaattatgtatataagtatcaCACAAAATCTGTATCTAAGCATCACATCAAAATATGA
- the LOC122635160 gene encoding SAP30-binding protein isoform X3 has translation MLLSPTANNTTLHRVALASLTATYTDSEGEDGVEDDLQENSNTPQGAAPHNAQVGQPQALTSPKSGRSASNSPNVASSVGGKSNSNLPNAPTLVTDVTSKVQRLVSYFDDSIVSDDEGAVPMVVEEQPSENGRPSLTTEQSPSCQGELVSDGETDPYGVIIPPEPPGQCPPELQEKITKLFRKMESGGLDMNKVIQQRKDFRNPSIYEKLIQFCSINELGTNYPPDRFDPFKWGKDSYYEELAKVQKAEMDKLEKARKEKTKIEIVSGTAKRPNNSSSTAEEDAKKRKIFYQEICINYVYKYHTKSVSKHHIKI, from the exons ATGCTTTTAAGCCCTACAGCAAACAACACGACGCTACACCG TGTTGCTCTGGCATCTCTCACGGCCACCTATACCGACTCGGAGGGCGAAGACGGGGTGGAAGACGACCTTCAGGAGAATTCGAACACTCCCCAGGGGGCCGCCCCGCATAATGCCCAAGTCGGTCAGCCCCAGGCTCTCACCAGTCCCAAATCTGGCAGATCAGCCTCAAATAGTCCCAACGTTGCTTCCAGTGTTGGTGGCAAGTCTAATAGCAACTTGCCGAACGCGCCCACCTTAGTAACTGATGTAACATCGAAGGTGCAGAGATTGGTTTCATATTTTGATGATTCAATAGTTTCCGACGATGAAGGAGCTGTGCCGATGGTGGTTGAGGAACAGCCTTCAGAGAATGGAAGGCCTTCCTTGACTACTGAGCAGTCTCCCTCGTGTCAGGGAGAATTAGTTTCAGATGGAGAAACAGATCCTTATGGAGTTATAATACCACCTGAGCCGCCAGGTCAATGTCCACCggaattacaagaaaaaataacaaaactttTTAGGAAAATGGAGAGTGGCGGTTTAGATATGAATAAAGTCATACAGCAAAGGAAAGACTTTAGAAATCCATccatttatgaaaaattaattcagtTTTGTAGCATCAACGAACTGGGTACAAATTATCCTCCAGACAGATTTGATCCATTTAAATGGGGCAAGGATTCTTATTATGAGGAATTGGCCAAGGTACAAAAAGCGGAAATGGACAAACTTGAAAAagctagaaaagaaaaaacaaaaatcgaaaTAGTGTCAGGTACTGCAAAACGACCAAATAATTCTTCCAGTACAGCAGAAGAGGatgctaaaaaaagaaaaa TTTTTTACCAGGAGATATgcataaattatgtatataagtatcaCACAAAATCTGTATCTAAGCATCACATCAAAATATGA
- the LOC122635160 gene encoding SAP30-binding protein isoform X2 has product MLLSPTANNTTLHRVALASLTATYTDSEGEDGVEDDLQENSNTPQGAAPHNAQVGQPQALTSPKSGRSASNSPNVASSVGGKSNSNLPNAPTLVTDVTSKVQRLVSYFDDSIVSDDEGAVPMVVEEQPSENGRPSLTTEQSPSCQGELVSDGETDPYGVIIPPEPPGQCPPELQEKITKLFRKMESGGLDMNKVIQQRKDFRNPSIYEKLIQFCSINELGTNYPPDRFDPFKWGKDSYYEELAKVQKAEMDKLEKARKEKTKIEIVSGTAKRPNNSSSTAEEDAKKRKSKWDQVATGATVSVKPTVLLSQPTLTTLTSSATGTKATVISAFGSLPKKRL; this is encoded by the exons ATGCTTTTAAGCCCTACAGCAAACAACACGACGCTACACCG TGTTGCTCTGGCATCTCTCACGGCCACCTATACCGACTCGGAGGGCGAAGACGGGGTGGAAGACGACCTTCAGGAGAATTCGAACACTCCCCAGGGGGCCGCCCCGCATAATGCCCAAGTCGGTCAGCCCCAGGCTCTCACCAGTCCCAAATCTGGCAGATCAGCCTCAAATAGTCCCAACGTTGCTTCCAGTGTTGGTGGCAAGTCTAATAGCAACTTGCCGAACGCGCCCACCTTAGTAACTGATGTAACATCGAAGGTGCAGAGATTGGTTTCATATTTTGATGATTCAATAGTTTCCGACGATGAAGGAGCTGTGCCGATGGTGGTTGAGGAACAGCCTTCAGAGAATGGAAGGCCTTCCTTGACTACTGAGCAGTCTCCCTCGTGTCAGGGAGAATTAGTTTCAGATGGAGAAACAGATCCTTATGGAGTTATAATACCACCTGAGCCGCCAGGTCAATGTCCACCggaattacaagaaaaaataacaaaactttTTAGGAAAATGGAGAGTGGCGGTTTAGATATGAATAAAGTCATACAGCAAAGGAAAGACTTTAGAAATCCATccatttatgaaaaattaattcagtTTTGTAGCATCAACGAACTGGGTACAAATTATCCTCCAGACAGATTTGATCCATTTAAATGGGGCAAGGATTCTTATTATGAGGAATTGGCCAAGGTACAAAAAGCGGAAATGGACAAACTTGAAAAagctagaaaagaaaaaacaaaaatcgaaaTAGTGTCAGGTACTGCAAAACGACCAAATAATTCTTCCAGTACAGCAGAAGAGGatgctaaaaaaagaaaaagtaagtgGGATCAAGTGGCAACTGGTGCCACTGTATCTGTAAAACCCACAGTTTTGTTGTCTCAACCAACTTTGACTACGTTAACGTCCTCTGCAACCGGTACGAAGGCAACTGTTATATCAGCTTTTGGTTCACTACCAAAGAAAAGACTGTAA
- the LOC122635152 gene encoding ADP-ribosylation factor-binding protein GGA3, which translates to MDVVTTSLEALIQRATNPQNQKSDIAAIEAFCVMVMKETEGIQIGSKLLATHIQSSNEFEALQALALLDTCMRKCGPNFHAEVGKFRFLNEMIRLVSPKYLGNKTPIAVRQKVLHLLFFWSKEYPRESKIKEAYEMLRKQGVIEEDSVPIVSNTDEVLKIPKAKNTIFEDEEKSKLLQKLLQSKNPGDLQAANRLIKTMVKEDERRVQLNSRRIMELESVHNNVKLLSEMLDSYNQKETSLEDVELMNELHQACERLKPTMLRLANETQDNEEMLGDVLAANDALGEVFDKYTAVIILGQKVTKTNINNDPSLLDLSSPIDAAISECTLNADTDKTNNTVATNSQSDMEVLGDIFNSFGNSLDFSLTTDKNNLFPELMIMDPINIQQNGKKIDTPLKKMDSKARALEELNELGESLLKQSLSYKMAKESSLDEKKPSFAQFTKFQSELDNHNLMDLTSTNNNMIQHNVDKSSNNENEKMKNDSISPNFHNGDNTVNVSQSCNESKNIEADEENILMKVNDAPALTVNSEPAIKSLTDINVNLQDIKPGTNPPITVIEEKNGISVILHFAQDSPRPDVSVIVVTTMSKNTKPLNNYLFQAVVPKKCKCRLQPPSDTELPAHNPFLPPSAITQIMLIANPLKESVSLKFMLSYTMDDETFTEMGEVDRLPHL; encoded by the exons atggatGTTGTGACAACCAGTCTCGAGGCTttgatac aAAGAGCTACAAATCCACAAAATCAGAAATCTGATATAGCAGCTATTGAAGCATTTTGTGTTATGGTTATGAAGGAAACAGAAGGTATTCAAATAGGCAGTAAATTATTAGCAACACATATCCAATCATCTAATGAATTTGAAGCTCTTCAAGCTCTTGCA tTATTAGATACTTGTATGAGAAAATGCGGGCCAAATTTCCATGCAGAAGTTGGAAAGTTCCGCTTTTTGAACGAAATGATACGACTTGTTTCGCCAAAATATTTAGGCAATAAAACTCCTATAGCTGTACGTCAAAAAGTATTAcatcttttgttcttttggtCGAAAGAGTATCCACgagaatcaaaaattaaagagGCTTATGAAATGCTTAGAAAGCAAGGAGTCATAGAG GAGGATTCAGTACCTATTGTTAGTAATACAGATGAAGTCTTGAAAATACCGAAAGcaaaaaatacgatattcgAGGATGAGGAAAAATCAAAGTTGTTGCAAAAACTGCTACAAAGTAAAAACCCTGGTGATTTACAAGCTGCAAATAGATTAATCAAAACTATGGTAAAAGAG GACGAAAGAAGAGTACAATTGAATTCACGAAGAATCATGGAATTGGAATCAGTtcataataatgttaaattattatctgaAATGTTAGATTCATACAATCAAAAAGAAACTAGTCTTGAAGATGttgaattaatgaatgaacTTCATCAAGCATGTGAACGTTTAAAACCCACTATGTTAAGATTAGCTAACGAAACTCAGGACAATGAAGAAATGCTtg GTGACGTACTCGCAGCAAATGATGCATTGGGTGaagtatttgataaatatactGCTGTGATTATACTAGGCCAAAAAGTTACTAaaacgaatattaataatgatccATCATTATTGGATTTGTCTTCTCCAATTGATGCTGCTATTTCTGAATGTACTTTGAATGCAGATACagataaaactaataatacaGTGGCAACAAATTCACAGTCGGATATGGAAGTTCTTGGAGacattttcaattcttttggAAACTCACTGGATTTCTCTTTAACCacagataaaaataacttATTTCCAGAGCTAATGATTATGGATCcaataaatattcaacaaaatggaaagaaaa tTGATACACCTTTGAAGAAAATGGATAGTAAAGCCAGAGCATTAGAAGAATTAAATGAGTTAGGGGAATCTCTCCTTAAACAGAGTTTGTCATATAAAATGGCAAAAGAGTCATCTTTGGATGAAAA gAAACCATCCTTTGCtcaatttacaaaatttcaatCTGAACTTGATAATCACAATTTAATGGATTTAACTtctacgaataataatatgatacaGCACAATGTGGACAAATCAAGtaacaatgaaaatgaaaaaatgaaaaatgattctaTATCTCCAAATTTTCATAATGGTGATAATACAGTCAATGTATCACAATCTTGTAACGAAAGTAAAAACATTGAAGCAGATGAAGAAAACATATTGATGAAAGTAAATGACGCGCCAGCATTAACTGTTAATTCTGAACCAGCAATCAAGTCTCTAACCGATATTAATGTAAATCTTCAAGATATTAAACCAG GTACAAATCCACCTATAACagtgatagaagaaaaaaatggtatTTCAGTAATACTTCATTTCGCACAAGATAGTCCAAGACCAGATGTTTCTGTAATAGTAGTTACAACAATGAGTAAAAATACCAAACCACTTAACAATTATTTGTTTCAAGCAGTAGTACCTAAG aaATGTAAGTGCAGACTTCAACCTCCTTCTGATACAGAATTACCAGCACATAATCCATTTCTTCCACCATCAGCAATTACACAAATTATGTTAATTGCAAATCCTCTTAAG gaATCAGTATCTTTAAAGTTTATGTTGAGTTATACAATGGATGATGAAACTTTTACTGAAATGGGTGAAGTGGATAGACTTCCAcatctataa